The region AGATTGCGCCATCACTCCCAGCAATCCTCAGCCACCCACCGCCCAAGTCGCCTACCAGCAAGGACAGGCGATCGCGCAAAATCTCAAATTACAAACTGAAGGCAAAGCGCTCCTTCCCGTGCAAGTCTACCTACGGGGAACCTTAATGAAACTGGGCTTAAACGAAGGCGTCGCCAATCTTTTCAACAAAGTGCAAATCAAAGGTCAACCAGGACATCTAATGCGGCAGGCCACCTATTTACGGCTCCTACCCACTCCCGCCCACAACGCCCGCATTACCACCGAATGGCTGACCGACGAACTGTTACAACGTCACCGACCCTTTACGCCAATGCAACTGGGACAAACCCCGTTTCTGCAAGGTATGGCCGCGATCGCCGCCAGCTTGATTCTCGCCTCCCCCTTAGCTTGGCGGGCTGCCCAACCTCAGCAATTCCAACAATCCCTCCATTGGTCAGGCATTCCCACATTACTCGATCAATGGGTCACTGCAAAACGCTGAAATGGATTGCTGAGATCCACTAAAGCCATCGTCAGTCAAAACGATTCTCTCACCAGTGAAGTTATCTTCATCCTACTAACTTAGAAACATAAGGAGCATTGATCATGAATTACCTATTTAACCTCCGTGCTGCCGTGATCGCAAATCGGATTACTCTCGGGGTTTTCTTCTTTTTCTCAGGGATTGCCAATTATCTCAACTTTGGCATTCCCAATGGCTTCTACCAAACGGTACTGACCCAAAAGCTACAAATCATCGGCCCCAATATCCCACCGGGATGGGAAGGCATTGGCCCACTGCCTGCACTGATCGCAGTTCCCTATGGCTGGTTGCTACCGTTGGCAGAAATCGTCCTAGGTGCATTATTTGCCCTCAATTACTGGGTTCGTTGGACAGGCTTATTACTCATCCTGATGACCTTCAGTATCGTCCTTGCCTTTGGCATCATTCCCGCCGGTAGCCTGGTTCCCAACGCCGCAGAGAGCTTCAATAAAAACATTCTATTCATGACGCTAATTTGGGTTTGCATCGCCTACGAAGCCCACGAACAAAAGATGAGCCGTCGCCGTACCCGCGCGATCGAAGAATCCAACCTCATGACCTCCAACCATGACATGTAATTAGCAACCTAGCAATTTTTTCCGCAATTCCTATGGCACCTTCTTCTCCAATCAACCACCACTACGACCTGATTATTATCGGTACTGGGGCAGGCGGCGGCACCCTGGCCTATCGGTTAGCGCCCACGGGCAAAAAAATTCTCATCCTCGAGCGAGGGCCATTCCTTCCCCGGGAGAAAGACAACTGGGACACGGTACAAGTCGTCCAAAAAGACCGCTATCATACTTCAGAAGTTTGGTACGACAACAACGGCCAAGCCATCCATCCAGGGGTCGGCTATTTCGTCGGAGGCAACACCAAAGTCTACGGCGGAGCCCTCTTTCGCTGGCGGGAACAGGATTTTCACCAAGTCATCCACAAAGGGGGAATCTCGCCGGAATGGCCGCTGAAATATGCCGATTTTGAGCCCTATTACAGCCAAGCCGAGCAACTCTACCAAGTCCATGGAAAACGGGGCAGCGATCCTACCGAACCCCCTGCCAGCGGCGAATATCCCCACCCTGCCATCAGCCATGAACCCCGCATTCAGGAAATCCATAATTCATTGATCGATCGGGGATTACATCCCTTTTATTTACCGTTGGCAATCAAGCTCAACGAAGTCGATCGACGACTCAGTGCCTGCATTCGTTGTAACACCTGTGATGGTTTCCCGTGCCTGGTGGATGCAAAAGCCGATGCAGATATCACCTGCATCCGTCCCACAGAACAGTATCCCAACGTGACATTACTCACCGAGGCGCGAGTTCACAAGTTACACACCAGCCCCTCCGGTCGCGAAGTGACTGCTGTCGAAACGGAATGGAACGGGGAAACCTATCTTTTTTCTGGGTCGATCGTGGTGGTTGCCTGTGGCGCAATTAATTCTGCGGCACTGCTGCTCAAATCAGCTAATGACAAGCATCCCAACGGACTCGCCAATCGCTCAGACCAAGTGGGACGCAACTTTATGAAGCATCAGAACGGTGCCATTATTGGCGTTACAACGAAATCCAATTTAACAGCCTTTCAGAAAACGTTAGCAATTAATGATTTCTATTGGGGTGATGAAGATTTTGACTATCCGATGGGCCATGTGCAGCTACTCGGGAAAGTCAATGCTGATATGATTGCGCAGGAATCGCCCTCAGTCCTAGGGCTATCCCTGCGAGAACACCGAACCTTTGAAGCGATCGCGGCCCATTCCGTCGATTGGTGGCTCACCGCAGAAGACTTACCCGATCCCAACAATCGCATTACCCTTCGCAACGATTCCATTCAGTTAAACTACACCGAAAACAACACAGAAGCCTACGATCGCTTACTAAACCGTTGGATCAAAACCTTAAAAAGTATTGGATGCGGCGAACAAGTGATTTCTGCTAGTTTCTACTTCCGTAAAAAACTCCCGTTACAAGGCGTAGCCCACCAATGCGGCACCTGTCGCTTTGGAGAAGATCCGACCACGTCTGTTCTCGATCTCCATTGCCGCACCCATGATGTAGAGAACCTCTACGTAGTAGATGGCAGCTTTTTCCGCTCCAGTGCTGCGGTGAACCCCACTCTGACCATTATTGCCAATGCCCTACGAGTGGGAGATCACCTGATTGAACAATTAAGCTAGACAGTGAGGCATGGGATTTGGCCTTTTAACGCTAGCTTTTGGGATTAGTACTTTAATTTTTGGGCAGCCCGTAACTCTTTTCCGAGCAACTTCCATAGACGTTTGCGTTGCTCCGGCGTAATCGGACGACTGCCCTTGATCCAATGGGTCACCATCGATCGATCCATCTTTAATTGCGTCGCCAAATACGCCTTACTCCAGCCCTTCAACGTCAACGCCACATCCAACGTTTGCCCAGAAATTACCGCTGGAATCCGAGCCGCCCCCAGCCCAGCCTTCGGACGAATCAGCACCGCCGCTTTTTTGCGATCGTCCCTCGACGGGCTCCCTTGCGGCCCCGCCCCCTCATCCCCAGCCATGGCTATCCCGGTATCTATCCCATCCTTAGCAATCACAATTTGCATCGGGCGAATCATCAGCCTTGCATCCAACCAAGTTTCAAACCACTGCGCAAGACTTTCTGGCAGCGGCCCCGCCTCCCCACCATTCACACTCCAACTAGGCCGTAACGATACCGGATAGGTCATCGCATCAAAGCCAATTTCCCAACCTAAATTTTTCAACGACAACAGGGCATTATTCCACCGCACAAACAATCGCGTCCGCGTTTCCTCCGTCTTATAAAACCCAGACAGCACCTTCGGATCTTCCACCTGTTCCAATAAATCCTGAACGCGATAATGCCCCGTCACATACAACTGCCCAATCACCGAAATAAAAATCGCCAGCCGAGCCGCCAATCGCTTACGGTTCGGGTTGATCTGCAAAATCCCCCGCGCCCAATTTCCGTACTGCTGAAGGGCTTGAATCCCTCGGGACAAGTCCGCCGCCCCCAGCATCTCCACCCAATTTCCAGGTCGCAGCCGAATCATCAACTCATCCGGAGCCCCTGGGCGATGGGTAGACCCAGCCTCCTGTCCAGGCAGCAACTTACCACTGTAACTTAATTCTTCCAGCAGCCACATGGGATAGTTCACCCAGCGGAACAAGCCTTGGCTTTCGTCCAGATAACTGACCATCACTGACAAACTGCACAACAGTTGCAGCATCTCTTCCAGCTTTTTCAGCTTTTGGAGCAGTGTCAGGTCAGCTTGCTTCTCACCAATCACAAAATCGACTAAACCCGTCCCTCGAAGGGTCAGGACACTGCGCCAGGGCCGATCGGCTTCCGAAACTTCCGCCACCAATGACAGAAACACATAGGCCGCCTCAATCCCCAAGCGCTGCAAAATCTCCCAAGCCGCCCGCCCCGGAATGAGGTGAATCTGCTGCCGATCGGGCTGCTGAACCACAATCTCCTGTTCAATCAAACTCTCTTGAAACACCGTCATCAACGGCATCGGAGTCGCTTCTGGTTGCCCACCTGTCCCGATCGGAGGTTGCCCCGGCTGAGGGCGATCGGACGCATCCAAGGGCGCTGGGGCATCGGGCAAATCGGATAGATCTTCGGATGGGGTGGGCCGTTCCATCCGCTGTTGCGTCAGCTCCACCGCCGTTTCCCGATAGCGCCGGGGATCCCCTTCCGCCAAAGGCCGCTCCGCAGATTTGCGGCTGTAGAGCTTTTGCAGAGCTTCCTGCCAGCTCGGGTTGTCATTAGAAGGGGGCAATGGCGCAGTCACAGAGAGTCCTTAGCAATCGTCAATACCGGGGTTTCCAGCGCTTTTATTTTAACGTCCCTCGCTAAATTGTGAAAATCTATAGCCGGAGTCTGAATTCTTCCGTCGTAGGATAGATAGCTGAAGCGGTAATATGCCAGTATCGTCGGAGGGGTACAGGATTTGATCAGGGAGTAGGAAAGTGGGCGTTGAGCGATGAGTTGAGTAATTATTTGGGGATAAAACTGGAGATCACTCGCTGGAGATCACTCGCTGGAGATCACTCACTGGAGATAACTGTGTCTCAGAAGATAACTGTGTCTCAGACAGCTATGACAGCTATGACAGCTATGACTGAGTTGACTAAGTTGACTAAGTTGCGATTTGGAATTGTTGCGATCGGTCGAAATGAAGGGGATCGGCTGAAACGCTGTCTTCTCTCGGCTCAAGCTCAAATGCGTGCGATCGCAGAGATATCCGATGAGTCTTGCCAAAGTGCGCTTCCCCCGGATGCAACCCAGACTTCCGCTACGATGCAGACTTCTATTCGGTATCCGATTGTTTATGTGGATTCTGGATCAACGGACGAGAGTGTTGCTTTTGCTCGATCGATCGGCGTTGAGGTGGTCGAATTAGACCTCTCCAAACCCTTTACGGCTGCCCGTGCCCGAAACGCTGGAGCAAATCAGTTATTTGAACAGTATCCCCAGTTAGATTTTGTGCAGTTTATTGATGGGGATTGTGAGTTTATTGAGGGGTGGTTTGACAGCGCAATCGCAACGTTTGATGGGAATCCTCAAGTCGTGGTCGTCTGTGGTCGCCTGCACGAACGCTTTCCCGATCGTTCCCGCTACAACGCCCTGTGCGATTTGGAATGGAACACACCTGTAGGCGAAACGAAAGAATGCGGCGGGATCGCCCTGATGCGCCGATCGGCCTTCCAAGCCGTCAGTGGATTTAACCCCCAGTTAATTGCCGGAGAAGAGCCAGAACTCTGCGTGCGGCTGCGACGGCAAGGGGGCACCATTCGGCGGATTGCGGCTGATATGGCATGGCATGACGCCAATATGACACGGTTTAGCCAGTGGTGGCGACGATCGCTGCGATCGGGCTATGCCTACGCAGAAGGAGCATGGCTGCATGGACGGTCCCCAGAACGCCATTGGGTCAAGGAAACCCGTAGCATTTGGCTCTGGGGCTTAATGTTTCCAGTCTTAGCCCTCGGTTTCGCCCCTTTCACCTTCGGGTTGAGCCTCGTGGGGTTAATCGCCCTCTACGGACTTCAAGGGTATCGGATCTACCAATATTGTCGTAGACAGCGATCGATGACACCCTCCCAAGCTCAACTCTATGCGTTTTTCTGCGTTCTAGTCAAATTTCCCCAAGCCCTCGGACAGATGCAATTCCAGCAACTACGACGACAGGGCAAACAACGCACCATCATTGAATACAAACAGCCCAGTCAAACTTGACCCTACTTTCCTGAGGACTATCCCTGAGGACGGTTCCCAGCAATCTCTATCCATTCCCCTCTGACAAGTTACATAAATTTGCAGTCCAGCTTCCAACCATCGGAAATATAGTGTATTATTGAGATTAAATATCAATAAGCTGTTGGTCAGTCGAAATTCCCTATTCTTTGTCCACTTTTCTCCTAGAATCTTGCTAAGGAGTCAGACATCTATCATTCCCTTTGAATCTCGATCGCCTCTGAATTTCTGCCTTCCATCCCGTCCCAGTTCCACAACCCATTCCCCACGATCCCCCCATTTCTGTTTACCTCAACGTTGATCTCAACTTCGTCGATTCTGTTATCCCTACCCTAGATTCTTACCCTACATCCTTATATGCCTACCACCAGTCTTGCAAACCTCAAACCCGGTCAATCCGCTGAAATTGTAGATTTTGAGGTTGATCCCAGCCTAGAACGTCGGCTCCATGCCCTAGGATTTCGTCAAGGACAGGAAATTCATCTTCTGCGACGAGGCTGGCTGTCAGGGCCACTCCATGTACGCATTTGTATGACAGAACTCATGCTGCGTCATCGGGATGCCCATCTCGTTCGCGTCACTGCGGTGAACGGTTAACGATCCATGAAACGTATTGCTGTTCTGGGAATGCCCAATACGGGTAAGTCCACATTTTTTAACCGCTTCACTGGTTCCCATGCTCACATTGGGAACTGGCCAGGAATCACTGTTGACTTAATGCTAGCCACGGTCAAGCTGGGCCATGAGTTAGCTGAAGTGGTTGATCTACCTGGCATCTATGATTTACGGGGACTCTCCGAGGACGAGGCCGTTGTTCAACGATTTTTGGAAACAACTCCCGTTCATCTAGTCCTGGTTGTTTTGAATGCAACTCAGATCGATCGCCAGATCTCCCTACCGCTCCAAGTGCTTCAACTGGGCGTACCCGTTGTATTGCTGTTGAACATGGTGGATGAAGCAGCGCGATTTGGGGTACGGGTCAACCCTGAGATTTTGTCCGATCGCTTGGGGATTCCTGTGTTTCCCATCAGTGCCAAGTATGGCGCAGGTTACCCAAAGGCGATCGAGGCGATCACAGAAGTGTTAGATCAGCAGGATCACCCCATTCAGGTCAACAACATCAGCCAGCAACTCCCTGCCGAACTCCCCTCTAACCGTACCCTCCAAACGCTATTAGCCGACGCAGTGCAAATGCCCGCTCGCCTCTCCGATCGCTGGAGCAGTCGGCTCGATCGGATTTTATTGCATCCCATCCTGGGTTTACCCATCTTTTTCAGCGCGATGTATCTGGTATTCCAGACCATTTACGCCATGGGTACCCCCCTCCAAGCAAGCCTAGGCGACGGCTTAGAGTGGTTAAAACTGAATGCCCTGGAGCCTCTTCTAGCAAACTTTCCTGCGTTTCTCAGGGGATTTCTAATTGATGGTGTCTATGAAGGCTTAGGAACCGTTGCAGCATTTCTCCCAGTCATTTTTCTGTTTTTTCTCTGCATGGCGATCGTGGAGGATAGCGGCTACCTGTCCCGCTCTGCATTCCTGATGGATGCCCTGATGGAACGATTGGGACTGGATGGGCGATCGTTTGTTATGTCCCTGATGGGATTTGGCTGTAATGTACCGGCTCTTTTAGGCACGCGGGTCATGCGATCGCCGGGACTCCGCATGTTATCCATGCTAGTGATTCCCTTTTCATTGTGTTCTGCGCGATTGAATGTGTTTATCTTCATCACATCGGCCATGTTTGCCGCCACCATCGCGCCAACCGTTCTTTTTAGTTTATATCTCATGAGTTTTGCAGCGGCAATCCTGACTGCTGCACTGTTTAAGGGAAAGTTCACGACCCAAGAGCCCCTGGTTTTAGAACTGCCTCCCTACCGTCTCCCAACGTTGAAGCAAATCCTAGTGCGAGCTTGGTGCGAAGTCAAACATTTTTGGATTTGGTCACGACGGTTCATTATTGTGGGAGTTATTGCAATTTGGCTCCTCAATAACCTACCCACCAATGTCCCCTCAGCCAGCAGTCAAACCCTATCAGGGCTACTGGGACAGACCTTACAACCGCTCTTTGCTCCCCTAGGAATCAATGCCCAATTAACGATCGCCCTCTTTTTTGGATTTATTGCGAAAGAGATTGTCCTCGGGGGGTTAGCAGTTATTTACAGCCAAGCCGCAGAATCCGACCTAGCCGGGACGATCGCCCAGCAAATCGATTGGGTACAAGCCTACAGCTTTATGCTCTTTACGTTGCTGTATATTCCCTGTCTATCCACGATCGCCGTGTTGAAAAATGAAGCGAAAAGCCTGCGGTTTGCCCTACTATCCGTCGGATGGTCCCTCGGATTGGCTTGGATAGCCAGTTTTGTCTTCTACCAAGGAGCACGGGCATTAGGGTTCTAGAACAGATACAACACCGATCGGGGCCTTATTCTGCGATCGGAGTTTCTAGCACTACATCTTCGTAAAATACATCGACTGAAAGGGTTAGCCCGATACTGGTCAGGGTAAAGGTTTCGCCCTCACCATAGGCCGTAAACTCCCACACCCCAGCAGCATTACGACGAAAAATTTCAACCGATTTCAGTTCCGAACTCACTAATCCATATTCCTGAAGACTCTCTAAGTTCCGATAGAGACGGAATTTAGCCCCCCGATCGTAGGCTTCTGTGCTGGGTGACAGCACTTCCATAATTAAGCAGGGAAATTGGATATATTGTTTGGCGACGCGATCGCGATCGTCACAGCTAACACTAATGTCGGGATAGGTGAATGGCCCCGCTTCACTTATTGCAACTTTGGCATCTGAGTTTCTCACTTTACAAGAACCGGTCAAATGCTGTTTGATCGCAGTCGCAATATTGAGAGCAATGTCGGCATGGGGAAGAGTTCTACCCGTCATCGCGTAAACTTCTCCATCGAAGTACTCATAGCGCTCCGGTTGTTGCTCCTCCCAGACCAAATATTCCTGAGGCGTAAAACGAGGTAGATCACGAGCTGCAACCATAGACAAAGAAGCTCCTGAATTCATTTATATCGTTTATTGTAGAGGCTAACGATCGTCTTGACTACGCTACCCCCTTCGTCCAGCGATACCAGAATCCAATTCAGCAATCTTGATGCAGTAGTCCTTATCCCTTTCTCCCAAACAGTTGCCCTGAGCCAAATTTAGGTCAAAGTAAAGCTGGGTGAAGGGCCAAAAATGCGATCGGTTAACTTCACATACCAAGCCGCAGCCTGAACCTGAATAATGTAAGCCATGGCAATAATTAAAGCAATTTCAGAGCCCTGCTCTTTCCCAAAGGCCGTCATCGCGATCGCAAGGGCAATGGACAAATTACGCATGACCGTGCCATACACTAAAGCAATCGCATCTCCCCGTTGAAAGAACATCTTACCTACAACTGTACTGATTAAAAAATTTGCAACATATAAAATTGCCAAAGGAATCAGAAAAGATAACAAGATACCAGGGTTGCTAACAATACTCTTCGCTTTGAGAGCCATGGCAACAAAGACAATCCCTAAAACCCCGATCGTCGAAAAACTGGGAAACTTCTCTTTGAGATTTTTTTGATACTTATCCATTCTCACAATGCGAATTAGGATAAGCCGCGTGGCAATCCCCAAAATCATCGGCAGAAATACAATGATAATAATTTGTCGGAAAATATCCATAAGGGGAATTTCGATCGCGGCTCCCATCAGCCACTTCGCATAAAACGGAGTCGCCAGTGAACCTAGGATTAAACCCACCACCGTCATTTTGACCGCAGCACTCAGATTGCCCTTCGCAAAGCCTGTCCAGGAAATGGTCATTCCACTAGTGGGTAACAGCGAAGCCAACAGTAGCCCCAACAGCACCAAAGGCTGCCCATGGAAAAACAGTTGGCCAATTCCAAAAGCCATAAATGGGATAACAGCAAAATTGATCAACTGCGTCACGAATTGAAGCTTAAAATCTCCTCCCGTCAACACTTTTTGAATTTGCAAATTGATCATCATGGGATAGACCATGAGGAACGTTAGCGGAATCACCCAAGCCTTCAGTGGATCTGGGTTCACCACTACGCCTATGACAATTCCTGCAATCATACAAATGGGAATCGACCAAACCAAATTTTTCTGAAGCAGCCCTAAAAATTTCCACACAATAGTTGCCCTCCTGTAGCATGGGTCAACTGCTGACCATTCAGTCAACCCAAGGTTAATGATCAATCCGTGACTTCTGTAAAGGCGCTAGTCAAGGCGCTAGTGAATTCGTCATTTATGCCGGAAGCGAAGCATTTTGCCTTAACCGCTCCATCACAGCCTGCATAATTTGACTCCCTTCGTTAGCAATCACTTGAGCATGGGGATCAGTAATCGCTAGAAACATCATCTTAGGATCAACCGCAGACACCTCAATTTGGCCGTTTTCCTGTTCCTGAACAACAACATTACAAGGGTAAAAGACACCCGCCTTATCATCGGTCTGCAACATCCGATAGGCGATTTTGGGATGGCAAGCGCCTAGGATTTTGTAACGGCGGAAATCAACATCCAGCTTTTTCTTAAAGGCCGCTTGGACATCAATCTCGGTCAGAATCCCCATCCCTTCCGCCTGAAGCGCTGCGGTCACCTGCGCGATCGCGTCATCAAAGGTGCAATTCAAAGTTTGACTGAAGTGATAAGCCATCGGTTATAGCCTAATGAGCGTGAACAATTGTCAACTATATTAAGGAGCTGAGTGAAAGGTCTAAGGAATTCGCCCGGTAAGAATCAGACTTCACCAGCTAGTTGATAATATAACTAAATAGTTGTAGAATGCAACTATTGAATTCAATCTCTTCAGAAATAACCTGTGGGCAGCCATGACTTGCGGGTAATTTCCCTACTTAGCAGCATTACATCGAGGCATCCCACCATGGTCAACGAGTTTTCCCAATTTTCTTTGAGGCTACTGTTTGGGATGGTGATTATTCTCGGGATCATTTGCTGGATCATCCCAGCACCCGCTTGGGCTATAGAAGCTTCGATCGCCCAGTCCGTACCGCCGATCGTCACCAATCCAGCTGAGTTAACCAAAGCCATTCAAGCGATCGAGGACTTAGATCAGATGCGATCGGGACTTGCTTCTACGTTGGAAGGACACACCGAAGAACCAACCCTGGAAACGATGAAAGAAGTTTGCCGTCCCGTAGGTATGCAGGCGCAACGACTCAGCCAAGAAAACGGTTGGCAGGTCAAGCAAATAGCCGATAAATATCGCAATCCCGATCATGCGCCGGACAGTTCCCAGGCACGCCAAGCCTTAGCAACCTTTAGAAAAAATCCGGACTTAATGGGATTTTGGGAACATGCAACAATCAACGGGCAAGCAGGCACTCGTTACTATCGCCGCATTAATGTAGAAGCCAGTTGCCTCGCCTGTCACGGACAGAAAAATCAACGGCCTCAGTTTATTCAAGAGAAGTATCTCGACGATCGCGCCTATGATTTCAACGTGGGCGACCTACGCGGCATGTATTCCGTTTTCATGCCTGATCTGAAAGCCGCCATTCAATCCGCATTACAAGACGGGATTCAGTAAGCGATTCAGTAAATGATTTAGTCAAGGTTCCAGCCAAGATTCTCGATCAATTGATACGAATTCAATCAGACTTTCCCCAGTTAGTCATCCGTAGTCATTTGTTCTTGCTGTCAATGATTTCTTAAAACGTACTTCCATCGATGTCTAAGCAATTCTCTCTCTGGTTACGCTCCATAATCGCGATCGTCATCATCACTGTAATTACATTGACCACAGTTTTAGGCTTCATCCCAACCTTACCCGCGATCGCAGCCATCCAGCAATTTGAGGAACAACCGGGTCAAACCGTCTACCAAACCAGACACCCACTCAAGGATCAACAAGGTCGCACCTGGCAAGCGATCGCCTTTAAGCGCATTAAACCCGATGGAGCCACCGTCTTGAATTTCAGACTGGCAGGATTCCCCGGCAGCGTTCGGATCGATCGCACCCAGCCCCTACAATTCCGCAATTCCTTTGGCGAGATCCTCACCGCTGAGGACGCCTCTAGTCAAATGTTTAGCAATACCAACGCACCGGAACCCCACATTGGACAATACAACCTACAACCGATTGTGTCTGATTTACGACTAGAGCTGCCTTGGCGCATAACCCTACCCACAGAATCCGGTAATGCCATCACATTCGCCTTACCCGCCACATTCCTAGCCGATTGGAGAACGTTGGATCAGCAAACCAAGGATTAGAGTCAGCAGCCGGTCATCACAAGTCGGTCATCGTTGATTCACCCGCAATCCATCACTTTTACGATCGTGCATCCATCCCCTAGCAAACATTCTTCCAACCCTGGAGATCAGCATGAATTCCTACCGCCTACAGTATGGATTAACCGCTAGTTTTTCCGTTTTCGCGATCGGGTTAATGGTTTCTGCCACCTCACCCACCACCACCATGAGCGCCGCTAGTCCGCCCCTAGATGCAAAAACCCACCAGGCCATGATTGATGCCATCAACGATGAGTTTCATGCACGCGCTTTCTACACCGCAGTCATCCAGAAATTTGGGACTCTCCG is a window of Alkalinema sp. FACHB-956 DNA encoding:
- a CDS encoding DUF3365 domain-containing protein, with the translated sequence MVIILGIICWIIPAPAWAIEASIAQSVPPIVTNPAELTKAIQAIEDLDQMRSGLASTLEGHTEEPTLETMKEVCRPVGMQAQRLSQENGWQVKQIADKYRNPDHAPDSSQARQALATFRKNPDLMGFWEHATINGQAGTRYYRRINVEASCLACHGQKNQRPQFIQEKYLDDRAYDFNVGDLRGMYSVFMPDLKAAIQSALQDGIQ
- a CDS encoding DUF3122 domain-containing protein gives rise to the protein MSKQFSLWLRSIIAIVIITVITLTTVLGFIPTLPAIAAIQQFEEQPGQTVYQTRHPLKDQQGRTWQAIAFKRIKPDGATVLNFRLAGFPGSVRIDRTQPLQFRNSFGEILTAEDASSQMFSNTNAPEPHIGQYNLQPIVSDLRLELPWRITLPTESGNAITFALPATFLADWRTLDQQTKD